From Danio aesculapii chromosome 18, fDanAes4.1, whole genome shotgun sequence, a single genomic window includes:
- the LOC130245730 gene encoding extracellular calcium-sensing receptor-like — translation MALLCLYLCLTVLFFSIFFSSQLPQICRLLRRTADLPVLVSEGDIMIGALFSLHDTILESPPSFTTEPHPTQCSGFNFRTFRWMQTMIFAIEEINRDKRLLGNLTLGYKIYDSCSTHFHALRTALALMNGNEELAGISECRGGVPVVIGDGGSTLSIVVAQFLGVFHVPQISYFSSCACLSNKLEFPAFLRTMPSDFFQVDALVQLVQHFGWSWIGTFAGDDAYGRGGAQIFNEKVTKLGACIAFYEIIPKNHQQTEMSRIVKRIHESGSHVVLVFALEQDARALFWEARHHNLTGIQWLASEAWITAAILSTPEFHSVLQGSLGYAIRRADIPGLQPFLLRLHPSKYPQDPFVEQFWEEMFKCSLGTINMSSSIRPSCDGSEVLVNINNIYSDVSQLRISYNVYKAVYAIAHALDLMLRCEPGKGPFAGGLCPNFSSMQPWQLLDYLKHVHFTNDFGEDTKFDINGDPVAMYDLINWQLSGKREVQYATVGRYDETMKPKLVIEEKNIIWSETQKQVPLSVCSTSCPPGTRQATRPNFPICCFDCIVCAAGEITNHTDALECVKCSPEFWSNTRRDTCIPKVVEFLSYNDTMGITLLAVALLGSCFTLAVTLIFALKRHTPLVRANNSEISFLILSSLLLCFLCALAFIGRPTTWSCGLRHTAFGIAFSLCLSCVLGKTLVVLMAFKASLPGSNVMKWFGPLQQRGIIFMCTAVQVVICCTWLSVAPPIPHKLMTHETARIILLCDVGSSFAFSLVLGYIGLLAAVCFLLAFFARKLPDNFNEAKFITFSMLIFCAVWVAFVPAYISSPGKYTVAVEIFAILASSYGLLLCIFTPKCYIILLKPEKNTKRYVMSKSNS, via the exons ATGGCGCTTCTGTGCCTTTATTTGTGTTTGACAGTGCTTttcttcagcatttttttttcttcacagctCCCTCAGATATGTCGACTTCTCCGTAGGACTGCTGATTTGCCTGTGCTAGTTAGTGAAGGAGACATCATGATTGGTGCCCTCTTTTCTCTACATGACACGATCTTGGAATCTCCACCATCTTTTACCACAGAACCACATCCTACCCAGTGTTCAGG GTTTAATTTCCGCACCTTTAGATGGATGCAGACAATGATTTTTGCCATTGAGGAGATCAACAGAGATAAGCGACTCCTGGGTAATTTAACTCTTGGTTATAAGATTTATGATTCGTGCAGTACCCATTTCCATGCCCTCCGCACAGCCTTGGCCCTGATGAATGGAAATGAAGAATTAGCAGGAATTTCAGAGTGCAGAGGCGGGGTGCCTGTTGTCATTGGTGATGGAGGATCCACATTATCCATAGTAGTTGCACAGTTTCTGGGTGTTTTCCATGTTCCACAG ATAAGCTATTTCTCCAGCTGTGCATGTCTTAGTAATAAATTAGAGTTTCCTGCATTTTTAAGGACTATGCCTAGTGACTTTTTCCAAGTGGATGCTCTTGTGCAATTGGTGCAACACTTCGGATGGAGCTGGATTGGCACATTTGCAGGGGATGATGCTTATGGTCGTGGTGGTGCTCAGATTTTTAATGAGAAAGTGACAAAATTGGGTGCATGTATTGCTTTTTATGAAATTATCCCAAAAAACCATCAACAAACAGAGATGTCCCGGATTGTAAAGAGAATTCATGAATCAGGATCTCATGTAGTGTTGGTCTTTGCTCTAGAGCAAGATGCAAGAGCTCTCTTTTGGGAAGCACGTCACCACAACCTGACAGGAATTCAGTGGTTAGCTAGTGAGGCCTGGATCACAGCAGCAATTCTCTCCACTCCTGAATTCCACTCTGTTCTACAAGGCTCTTTGGGCTATGCCATCCGCAGAGCTGATATACCTGGCCTTCAGCCTTTCCTGCTACGCCTACATCCATCCAAATACCCACAGGATCCATTTGTTGAGCAGTTTTGGGAGGAGATGTTTAAGTGCTCTTTAGGCACAATCAACATGAGCTCTTCTATTAGACCCTCCTGTGATGGCTCAGAGGTACTGGTTAACATAAATAACATCTACTCAGATGTATCTCAGCTCAGAATCTCCTATAATGTTTATAAGGCAGTGTATGCCATTGCACATGCTCTGGATTTAATGCTGCGCTGTGAACCAGGTAAAGGACCTTTTGCTGGGGGACTGTGCCCAAATTTCAGCAGTATGCAGCCATGGCAG CTGCTTGATTATTTAAAGCATGTTCACTTTACTAATGACTTTGGCGAGGACACTAAGTTTGATATCAATGGAGATCCTGTGGCCATGTATGATCTTATCAACTGGCAGCTCAGTGGCAAACGAGAGGTGCAGTATGCCACTGTGGGGAGATATGATGAAACAATGAAGCCTAAACTAGTGAttgaagagaaaaacataatctGGAGTGAAACCCAGAAACAa GTCCCTTTGTCTGTCTGCAGCACAAGCTGTCCTCCAGGCACTAGACAGGCTACCAGGCCAAACTTTCCTATCTGCTGTTTTGACTGCATTGTCTGTGCAGCTGGTGAAATTACCAACCATACAG ATGCCTTAGAGTGTGTTAAATGCTCTCCTGAGTTCTGGTCCAACACTAGAAGAGACACCTGCATCCCAAAGGTGGTGGAGTTCCTTTCCTACAACGATACCATGGGCATCACTTTGCTTGCTGTAGCTTTGCTGGGATCCTGTTTTACACTTGCAGTTACTCTAATTTTTGCCCTTAAACGGCACACACCTCTAGTCAGAGCTAACAACTCTGAAATCAGCTTCCTTATTCTTAGCTCActgttgctttgttttttgtgcgCACTAGCTTTTATTGGGAGGCCTACAACCTGGTCTTGTGGGCTTCGCCACACTGCATTTGGCATTGCATTTTCACTCTGTCTGTCTTGCGTCCTGGGAAAAACTTTGGTTGTACTCATGGCTTTCAAAGCCTCTTTACCTGGCAGTAATGTAATGAAATGGTTTGGCCCTCTGCAGCAACGTGGCATTATTTTTATGTGCACGGCTGTGCAAGTGGTGATTTGCTGCACATGGCTCAGTGTGGCACCTCCCATACCACATAAGCTTATGACTCATGAAACTGCCCGGATTATTCTTTTGTGTGATGTAggctcttcatttgcattctcTCTGGTACTGGGCTATATTGGTCTACTTGCAGCTGTCTGCTTCTTGCTGGCCTTCTTTGCTCGAAAGCTCCCAGATAATTTCAATGAGGCAAAATTCATTACTTTCAGCATGCTGATCTTCTGTGCTGTGTGGGTTGCATTTGTGCCAGCATATATCAGCTCACCTGGGAAATACACAGTGGCTGTGGAGATTTTTGCTATTCTGGCATCCAGTTATGGCCTGCTGTTGTGTATCTTTACTCCAAAGTGTTACATAATCCTGCTTAAAcctgaaaaaaacacaaagaGATATGTAATGTCCAAATCTAACTCTTGA